One Ahaetulla prasina isolate Xishuangbanna chromosome 1, ASM2864084v1, whole genome shotgun sequence DNA window includes the following coding sequences:
- the SLC5A6 gene encoding sodium-dependent multivitamin transporter isoform X1: MKFTVADYAIFVLLLVFSAGIGLFYALSGGKQRTVQEFLLANRSMTFLPLAFSLLATFQSAVAILGVPSEIYRFGTEYWFLGCSYFLGLLIPAHVFIPIFYRLRLTSTYEYLELRFNKVVRLCGTATFIFQMVIYMGVVLYAPALALNAVTKFDIWASVLTIGIVCTLYTALGGLKAVIWTDVFQTFVMFAGQVAVIVVGTIKVGGIGRVWQLAAEKGKISGIDLNPDPYERHTFWTLAFGGVFMMLALYGVNQAQVQRYLSSRSERQAVLSCYAVFPCQQIVLCLSCLTGLVMFAYYQDHQLTQEQLNASPDQMVLYFVMDVLQEVPGLPGLFVACLFSGSLSTISSAFNSLATVTMEDLIRPYVANIPERRATLYSKLLALGYGLLCLGMAYISSMMGPVLQAAISIFGMVGGPLLGLFCLGMFFPCANSVGAVVGLIAGLAMAFWVGIGSMVINYQSVSPDPTVLATDGNLTTAVMTTLLTSTTAPERLTGLRKFYNLSYMWYSAHNSTTVIVVGLLVSLLTGPTRGRDVNPKTIFPVLPRLLCCLPAKYHEMLRCGVRDPAEDASCSEPTSLGVEKINNGVANGLPKGLPSGVNTEEVEASEGFPRVDGTHTYVFQETTL; encoded by the exons ATGAAGTTTACTGTGGCAGACTATGCTATTTTTGTGCTGCTGCTAGTCTTCTCTGCAGGGATAGGACTCTTCTATGCACTGAGTGGTGGGAAGCAGCGCACTGTCCAAGAATTTCTACTGGCCAATCGTAGCATGACCTTCTTACCTCTGGCTTTTTCATTACTTGCCACTTTCCAGTCAGCTGTGGCCATTCTTGGTGTCCCCTCTGAAATCTATCGCTTTGGGACTGAATACTGGTTCCTTGGTTGCTCCTATTTTTTGGGTCTTCTTATCCCAGCTCATGTCTTCATCCCAATCTTCTATCGCCTACGACTTACCAGTACATACGAG TATCTGGAGCTGCGTTTCAACAAGGTGGTGAGACTATGTGGAACAGCCACCTTCATCTTCCAGATG GTGATATACATGGGAGTGGTCCTCTATGCCCCAGCCTTGGCTCTCAATGCAG TGACCAAATTTGACATCTGGGCTTCAGTGCTGACCATAGGCATAGTCTGTACCCTCTATACAGCCCTG GGTGGACTCAAAGCTGTGATCTGGACAGACGTGTTCCAGACATTTGTCATGTTTGCAGGCCAGGTGGCTGTGATTGTAGTGGGTACTATTAAGGTTGGCGGCATAGGTCGTGTTTGGCAGCTGGCTGCTGAGAAAGGCAAGATATCAGGCATTGA TCTGAATCCTGACCCTTATGAACGACACACCTTTTGGACTCTGGCTTTTGGGGGCGTATTCATGATGTTGGCTCTCTATGGGGTAAACCAGGCTCAGGTCCAACGGTATCTAAGCTCCCGTTCAGAGCGCCAGGCTGTGTT GTCCTGCTATGCAGTGTTTCCCTGCCAGCAAATTGTGCTCTGCCTCAGCTGCCTCACTGGCTTAGTCATGTTTGCCTACTACCAAGACCATCAATTGACACAGGAGCAGCTCAACGCTTCACCTGATCAG ATGGTCCTCTACTTTGTGATGGATGTGCTTCAAGAAGTGCCTGGCTTGCCTGGTCTCTTTGTAGCTTGTCTCTTCAGTGGCTCCCTAAG CACCATCTCTTCAGCCTTCAATTCACTGGCAACAGTGACCATGGAAGACCTGATTCGCCCATATGTGGCCAACATTCCTGAGAGACGTGCCACACTCTACTCCAAATTGTTAG CTCTGGGCTATGGACTTCTCTGCCTGGGCATGGCTTATATCTCCTCCATGATGGGTCCAGTGCTACAG GCTGCCATCAGCATCTTTGGCATGGTGGGAGGACCACTGCTGGGACTATTCTGCCTGGGCATGTTCTTTCCTTGTGCCAACTCTGTG GGTGCTGTAGTTGGATTAATTGCTGGGCTGGCCATGGCATTTTGGGTGGGCATTGGGAGCATGGTTATCAACTACCAGTCTGTGTCTCCTGATCCTACTGTTTTAGCAACTGATGGGAATCTAACTACTGCGGTCATGACAACATTGTTGACCTCAACAACAGCTCCAGAAAG GCTGACAGGGTTGCGGAAGTTTTACAATTTATCATACATGTGGTACAGCGCACACAACTCTACCACAGTTATTGTGGTAGGACTGCTAGTCAGTCTTCTCACTG GTCCAACACGTGGGAGGGATGTAAATCCCAAAACGATTTTTCCAGTGCTGCCACGATTACTTTGCTGTTTGCCTGCAAAGTACCACGAAATGCTCCGTTGTGGAGTACGTGACCCTGCAGAG gatgctaGTTGCTCAGAGCCAACCTCTTTGGGAGTGGAGAAAATCAACAATGGTGTGGCAAATGGATTGCCAAAAGGCCTGCCTTCCGGAGTCAATACAGAAGAAGTTGAAGCATCTGAAGGATTCCCCCGGGTAGATGGAACTCATACTTATGTCTTTCAGGAGACTACCCTGTGA
- the SLC5A6 gene encoding sodium-dependent multivitamin transporter isoform X2 — translation MKFTVADYAIFVLLLVFSAGIGLFYALSGGKQRTVQEFLLANRSMTFLPLAFSLLATFQSAVAILGVPSEIYRFGTEYWFLGCSYFLGLLIPAHVFIPIFYRLRLTSTYEYLELRFNKVVRLCGTATFIFQMVIYMGVVLYAPALALNAVTKFDIWASVLTIGIVCTLYTALGGLKAVIWTDVFQTFVMFAGQVAVIVVGTIKVGGIGRVWQLAAEKGKISGIDLNPDPYERHTFWTLAFGGVFMMLALYGVNQAQVQRYLSSRSERQAVLSCYAVFPCQQIVLCLSCLTGLVMFAYYQDHQLTQEQLNASPDQMVLYFVMDVLQEVPGLPGLFVACLFSGSLSTISSAFNSLATVTMEDLIRPYVANIPERRATLYSKLLALGYGLLCLGMAYISSMMGPVLQAAISIFGMVGGPLLGLFCLGMFFPCANSVGAVVGLIAGLAMAFWVGIGSMVINYQSVSPDPTVLATDGNLTTAVMTTLLTSTTAPERSNTWEGCKSQNDFSSAATITLLFACKVPRNAPLWST, via the exons ATGAAGTTTACTGTGGCAGACTATGCTATTTTTGTGCTGCTGCTAGTCTTCTCTGCAGGGATAGGACTCTTCTATGCACTGAGTGGTGGGAAGCAGCGCACTGTCCAAGAATTTCTACTGGCCAATCGTAGCATGACCTTCTTACCTCTGGCTTTTTCATTACTTGCCACTTTCCAGTCAGCTGTGGCCATTCTTGGTGTCCCCTCTGAAATCTATCGCTTTGGGACTGAATACTGGTTCCTTGGTTGCTCCTATTTTTTGGGTCTTCTTATCCCAGCTCATGTCTTCATCCCAATCTTCTATCGCCTACGACTTACCAGTACATACGAG TATCTGGAGCTGCGTTTCAACAAGGTGGTGAGACTATGTGGAACAGCCACCTTCATCTTCCAGATG GTGATATACATGGGAGTGGTCCTCTATGCCCCAGCCTTGGCTCTCAATGCAG TGACCAAATTTGACATCTGGGCTTCAGTGCTGACCATAGGCATAGTCTGTACCCTCTATACAGCCCTG GGTGGACTCAAAGCTGTGATCTGGACAGACGTGTTCCAGACATTTGTCATGTTTGCAGGCCAGGTGGCTGTGATTGTAGTGGGTACTATTAAGGTTGGCGGCATAGGTCGTGTTTGGCAGCTGGCTGCTGAGAAAGGCAAGATATCAGGCATTGA TCTGAATCCTGACCCTTATGAACGACACACCTTTTGGACTCTGGCTTTTGGGGGCGTATTCATGATGTTGGCTCTCTATGGGGTAAACCAGGCTCAGGTCCAACGGTATCTAAGCTCCCGTTCAGAGCGCCAGGCTGTGTT GTCCTGCTATGCAGTGTTTCCCTGCCAGCAAATTGTGCTCTGCCTCAGCTGCCTCACTGGCTTAGTCATGTTTGCCTACTACCAAGACCATCAATTGACACAGGAGCAGCTCAACGCTTCACCTGATCAG ATGGTCCTCTACTTTGTGATGGATGTGCTTCAAGAAGTGCCTGGCTTGCCTGGTCTCTTTGTAGCTTGTCTCTTCAGTGGCTCCCTAAG CACCATCTCTTCAGCCTTCAATTCACTGGCAACAGTGACCATGGAAGACCTGATTCGCCCATATGTGGCCAACATTCCTGAGAGACGTGCCACACTCTACTCCAAATTGTTAG CTCTGGGCTATGGACTTCTCTGCCTGGGCATGGCTTATATCTCCTCCATGATGGGTCCAGTGCTACAG GCTGCCATCAGCATCTTTGGCATGGTGGGAGGACCACTGCTGGGACTATTCTGCCTGGGCATGTTCTTTCCTTGTGCCAACTCTGTG GGTGCTGTAGTTGGATTAATTGCTGGGCTGGCCATGGCATTTTGGGTGGGCATTGGGAGCATGGTTATCAACTACCAGTCTGTGTCTCCTGATCCTACTGTTTTAGCAACTGATGGGAATCTAACTACTGCGGTCATGACAACATTGTTGACCTCAACAACAGCTCCAGAAAG GTCCAACACGTGGGAGGGATGTAAATCCCAAAACGATTTTTCCAGTGCTGCCACGATTACTTTGCTGTTTGCCTGCAAAGTACCACGAAATGCTCCGTTGTGGAGTACGTGA